From Thermodesulfobacteriota bacterium:
AGCCGCGCTCCGGTCCATGGACGTCCGGCGCAAGATCGACCTGACGGAGCGGTTCGCGGAATTCGCGCTGCCCCGCTTCGCGGACCGGCGGCTGGTCCCGATCGTCGACACCGTCTTCGACTGGCAAGACGTGTCGGCGGCGCACGAGCGGATGGAGGCCAACCTCAATGCCGGGAAGATCGTCCTCCGCGTGACGGGGTGACCGGCCCGCGCTTCCACGCCGGCCTGGGCTGACGCGGGCCTTTCCGCTCCCCCGCCGCTTCCTGTTCCGCCGTCTTCCTCTTGAGGATGGTCTCCGCGATGGCCTTCTTCACGGCCTTGCGGCGCGCGCGGTCGGCGGGCGTCTCGATCCGCTTCTCGTGCCGGGGGACGTCCTGCGGAGGCCCCTGCCCCGCGACTTCCTCCGCGCGGCGGTCCATGTACTCGTTCAGCTCCCGCACCTCTTTTGCCGTGAGGTAGCGCCACTCCCCCGGCTCGATGCCGGCAAGCTCCAGCGGGCCGATCGCCGTGCGGCGCAGCTTGGTCACCCGGTGGCCGATGGCGTCGAAC
This genomic window contains:
- a CDS encoding zinc-binding dehydrogenase, which gives rise to AALRSMDVRRKIDLTERFAEFALPRFADRRLVPIVDTVFDWQDVSAAHERMEANLNAGKIVLRVTG